Proteins co-encoded in one Setaria viridis chromosome 9, Setaria_viridis_v4.0, whole genome shotgun sequence genomic window:
- the LOC117839596 gene encoding uncharacterized protein, whose product MVLSSLMANTEGYRLVRCPKCLNVLPEPPNVAVYRCGGCGTTLRAKIRASNGQHVAKKQVRQDSDNYSVATTASNGVPRQTKDHASTEITMDSSCVADAPSTEHGRNGTGSNESGDVVPPEKNDLEVENKESKDHHDFEGQDTNSRMEDPADLENSNGKSTCGDSGEVENHIMEQPAENSETCRVREDDGTECHLNASENNMLSSEMSKAAVNMQDAEQKESSQEQKESGQAEHAANKKSYLVRVLSRSCDLRASVNSLDFHSARTSLQSKSFRASEPLQSKIMNTVDELKDDLSELFHKPSESKPKAYPPRPSKQDGHMTRAALTSSAPLAAYHPAAKHSGYAARISRSGQVAPRGLPSLRYRRHRVYPCHHNVQMEMRPCRHECCHSCQPPCYRSCKQEPAAMHKPPPAKEIKRRPVPRNHCRPVLRGAPFVICSNCVRLVQLPTDFAVPSRGTRRLQCGSCSEVLSYSYRDPGRKKPQSPFGGDEYSTDDYEAHDHHYAAAGFEQADPVSYSEEYGLSFGVSQSTSTEDGQPLYVSRNSSFNTVDERAGGRDGKLHRLMGYSSASELLRHSPDLFESFDGRAPNNARAHHVVDRKGKGVCHGGEPDDAGKRSMARSGGLPLQGILKKGIHSLESLKLRS is encoded by the exons ATGGTCCTTTCTTCCTTGATGGCAAACACAGAAGGTTATCGCCTTGTGAGATGCCCAAAGTGTTTGAACGTTCTCCCAGAACCGCCCAATGTTGCGGTCTACAGGTGCGGTGGATGTGGCACCACTCTGCGAG CTAAAATTCGGGCTAGCAATGGACAACATGTGGCCAAGAAACAAGTTCGGCAAGACTCTGACAATTACTCGGTTGCTACCACAGCGAGCAATGGCGTGCCTCGGCAAACCAAAGATCATGCTTCCACTGAAATTACCATGGACAGCTCTTGCGTTGCCGATGCTCCTAGCACCGAGCATGGCAGAAATGGCACAGGGAGCAATGAGAGTGGTGATGTCGTGCCACCTGAGAAGAATGATTTGGAGGTTGAGAATAAAGAGAGCAAAGATCATCACGATTTTGAAGGCCAGGATACCAACTCAAGGATGGAAGATCCTGCTGATCTGGAAAACTCCAATGGAAAGAGCACATGTGGAGATTCTGGCGAAGTAGAAAACCACATCATGGAACAACCTGCAGAGAATTCAGAGACTTGCAGAGTAAGAGAAGATGATGGTACGGAATGCCACTTGAATGCTTCTGAAAACAACATGCTTTCTTCTGAGATGAGCAAAGCAGCTGTCAATATGCAAGATGCTGAGCAGAAGGAATCAAGCCAAGAGCAGAAGGAATCAGGCCAAGCCGAGCATGCAGCAAACAAGAAGAGTTATCTTGTGAGGGTACTGTCTCGGTCTTGTGATCTCCGAGCATCGGTTAACTCGCTTGATTTCCATTCCGCACGGACTTCTCTTCAGTCAAAAAGCTTCAGGGCAAGTGAACCTCTCCAATCGAAGATCATGAACACGGTGGATGAACTGAAGGACGACCTTTCTGAATTGTTCCATAAACCCTCAGAATCCAAGCCGAAGGCTTATCCTCCACGCCCTTCCAAACAAGATGGCCACATGACTCGTGCAGCACTCACATCCAGTGCACCGCTTGCAGCATACCATCCTGCTGCCAAGCATTCTGGCTACGCAGCTCGCATAAGCAGGTCTGGCCAGGTCGCTCCCCGTGGCCTGCCCTCGCTGCGTTACCGCCGGCACAGGGTTTATCCGTGCCATCACAACGTGCAAATGGAAATGAGACCCTGCCGTCACGAGTGCTGCCACAGCTGCCAGCCACCCTGTTACAGATCCTGCAAGCAAGAGCCCGCGGCGATGCACAAGCCACCACCGGCCAAGGAGATCAAGCGCCGCCCCGTGCCCAGAAACCACTGCCGGCCGGTCCTCCGCGGTGCCCCGTTCGTGATCTGCTCCAACTGCGTCAGGCTCGTCCAGCTGCCCACCGACTTCGCCGTCCCGAGCAGAGGGACGCGCCGGCTCCAGTGCGGCTCCTGCTCCGAGGTCCTGTCCTACTCCTACAGGGACCCCGGCAGGAAGAAGCCGCAGTCGCCGTTCGGGGGCGACGAGTACAGCACGGACGACTACGAGGCCCACGACCACcactacgccgccgccggcttcgaGCAGGCGGACCCGGTGTCCTACTCGGAGGAGTACGGGCTCTCGTTCGGCGTGAGCCAGTCGACCAGCACCGAGGACGGGCAGCCGCTGTACGTGTCGAGGAACTCGTCCTTCAACACCGTCGACGAGAGGGCGGGGGGCAGGGACGGCAAGCTCCACCGGCTGATGGGGTACTCGTCGGCGAGCGAGCTGCTGCGCCACTCCCCGGACCTGTTCGAGAGCTTCGACGGGCGCGCGCCCAACAACGCGAGAGCGCATCATGTCGTCGACAGGAAGGGCAAAGGCGTCTGCCATGGAGGGGAACCAGACGATGCGGGGAAGCGATCGATGGCCAGGAGCGGTGGCCTGCCGCTCCAGGGGATCCTGAAGAAGGGGATCCATAGCCTGGAATCGCTCAAGCTCAGATCGTAG
- the LOC117838487 gene encoding uncharacterized protein, translating to MCSCACARLPHPLFRPTPSPNPQPAFPQGPTPARSRALVARAGAAARDDAHSPPSSFDFLALKRELELEEEEGAVVAVEADEERGAVSEGDGEREAERSAGGTRQRRRRRQMARRSALLAKQVISVSSARSLGFVSQLWVDAASWIVALVEVRPSLLSGEAEKFLFEDICQVGDVVLVEDESVIENEYNLVGLHSLVGYNVVTSRRRNVGKVRGFTFDINSGAMESLELDSFGFSIIPSSLVSTYCLFVEDVLDILSDTIVVHEDAVSRVQRLTQGILGTQNIRGPGGGEMDGYRRSGRRTNSQGGRKIHRKAKDPEDEFELPMDY from the exons ATGTGCTCCTGCGCCTGCGCGCGCCTCCCGCACCCGCTCTTCAGGCCCACTCCGAGCCCAAATCCCCAGCCCGCCTTCCCGCAAGGCCCGACCCCAGCCCGGAGTCGTGCCCTcgtcgcgcgcgcgggcgccgccgcacgGGACGACGCGCATTCGCCGCCGTCCAGCTTCGACTTCCTCGCGCTGAAGCGGGAGCttgagctggaggaggaggagggggcggtggtggctgtCGAGGCGGATGAGGAACGGGGAGCTGTCAGCGAGGGCgatggggagagggaggcggagagGAGTGCGGGAGGtacgaggcagcggcggcggcggaggcagatGGCGAGGCGATCGGCTCTGCTAGCGAAGCAGGTGATCAGCGTGAGCTCGGCCCGGAGCCTTGGGTTCGTATCGCAGCTCTGGGTCGACGCCGCCTCG tggaTTGTTGCACTGGTTGAAGTGAGGCCAAGCTTGCTTTCAGGGGAAGCAGAGAAATTCCTTTTTGAGGACATATGTCAG GTTGGAGATGTGGTGCTTGTTGAGGATGAATCTGTGATCGAGAATGAATATAATCTGGTTGGATTGCACAGCTTG GTGGGCTACAATGTTGTAACTTCCAGGCGGCGCAATGTTGGCAAG GTGCGTGGCTTCACATTCGACATCAATTCAGGTGCTATGGAGTCTCTTGAGCTTGACTCGTTTGGGTTTTCTATCATCCCTTCTAGTCTG GTAAGTACATACTGTTTGTTTGTGGAAGATGTGCTGGATATACTCTCTGATACAATCGTGGTGCACGAAGATGCAGTCTCCCGGGTTCAACGGTTAACACAG GGCATTTTGGGCACTCAAAACATCCGTGGACCTGGCGGTGGTGAGATGGATGGGTACCGTAGGTCTGGGAGAAGAACGAATAGTCAGGGAGGCCGAAAAATCCATAGGAAAGCGAAGGATCCCGAGGATGAATTTGAGCTTCCAATGGACTATTGA